One genomic region from Croceicoccus sp. YJ47 encodes:
- a CDS encoding SDR family oxidoreductase, translated as MAHADFIEKIDEEPGLPGSEAKLDPSPEYMPRYPGSGRLKDKVAIVTGADSGIGRAVAVLYAREGAKVAISYLSEHEDAEKTAQLVRDEGSEALLFPGDLGHKEQCDKIVRETVDEWGRLDILVNDAGEQHPDKDVTDITPEQLQRTFQSNIFSQFYMVQAARPHLKKGAAIVNCTSVTMYKGSPGLLDYSATKGAITAFTRSLSGNLVDDGIRVNAVAPGPIWTPLNPAGGAPPEKVKHFGEGTPMGRPGQPNEVAPAFLFLACEDSSYMTGQVLHPNGGSVVNA; from the coding sequence ATGGCCCATGCCGATTTCATCGAGAAGATCGACGAAGAGCCCGGCCTCCCCGGCAGCGAGGCGAAGCTCGATCCCAGCCCCGAATACATGCCCCGCTACCCCGGATCGGGGCGGCTGAAGGACAAGGTCGCCATCGTCACCGGCGCCGATAGCGGCATAGGCCGCGCCGTTGCCGTGCTCTATGCCCGCGAAGGGGCGAAGGTCGCGATCTCCTATCTTTCCGAGCATGAGGATGCGGAAAAGACCGCGCAGCTCGTGCGCGACGAGGGGAGCGAGGCGCTGCTGTTTCCCGGCGACCTCGGCCACAAGGAACAATGCGACAAGATCGTGCGCGAAACGGTCGACGAATGGGGCCGTCTCGACATCCTCGTCAATGATGCGGGCGAGCAGCACCCCGACAAGGACGTGACCGACATCACTCCCGAACAGTTGCAGCGCACGTTTCAGTCCAACATCTTTTCGCAGTTCTACATGGTGCAGGCCGCGCGCCCCCATCTGAAAAAAGGGGCGGCGATCGTCAATTGCACCAGCGTGACGATGTACAAGGGTTCGCCCGGCCTGCTCGATTACAGCGCGACGAAGGGCGCGATCACCGCCTTTACCCGCTCGCTGTCGGGCAATCTGGTCGATGACGGCATTCGCGTGAACGCGGTCGCACCCGGTCCGATCTGGACGCCGCTCAACCCCGCCGGCGGCGCCCCGCCCGAAAAGGTGAAACATTTCGGCGAAGGCACGCCGATGGGCCGCCCCGGACAGCCGAACGAGGTGGCGCCCGCGTTCCTGTTCCTCGCGTGCGAGGATTCGTCGTATATGACCGGACAGGTGCTGCACCCCAATGGCGGGAGCGTGGTCAATGCCTAA
- a CDS encoding DUF2312 domain-containing protein: MAENTDDRLRLLIERIERLEEEKKGIADDIKEVYGEAKAVGYDVKIMRQIVRLRKMKADDRREMDMVLETYKAALGID, encoded by the coding sequence ATGGCCGAAAACACTGACGATCGCCTGCGCCTGCTGATCGAGCGTATCGAGCGCCTCGAAGAGGAAAAGAAGGGCATCGCCGACGACATCAAGGAAGTCTACGGCGAGGCGAAGGCCGTGGGCTATGACGTGAAGATCATGCGCCAGATCGTCCGCCTGCGTAAGATGAAGGCCGACGACCGCCGCGAAATGGACATGGTGCTCGAAACCTACAAGGCGGCGCTGGGCATCGACTGA
- the pyk gene encoding pyruvate kinase, with the protein MHKFEPRDRKVKILATLGPASRDPEMIERLLTAGADAFRVNMSHGEHADHAKTIAAIRALEEKTGRPIGILCDLQGPKLRVGKFRDGKAVIRHSGHFTLDRRDEPGDETRVQLPHPELFGLLKKGQRLLLDDGKLRLRVIRADDDEILCSAEVGGVISDRKGVNVPDAEIPIPALTPKDRRDLAFAVEHKADWIGLSFVQRPEDVAEARKLMGGYGALMAKIEKPLAVRHLDEILELSDGLMVARGDLGVELNPEEVPPLQKRIVRQARAAGKPVVVATQMLESMIESPSPTRAEVSDVANAVYDGADAVMLSAETAAGQWPEEAVTIMDRIAGQVERDPGYSEHIALGHVEPDATTSDALAEASASIANTLPIAAITVFTASGSTARRVARERPGVPLLVLTPAVKTARRSALLWGAHAVRTKDIGSFEEMIAKGKRMALRNGFGAAGSKLVVLAGVPFGVPGATNLLHVVTLTGSELEGYPTEP; encoded by the coding sequence TTGCACAAGTTCGAACCGCGCGACCGCAAGGTCAAGATTCTCGCCACGCTCGGCCCTGCGAGCCGCGACCCCGAAATGATCGAGCGGCTGCTGACCGCGGGCGCCGATGCGTTCCGCGTGAACATGAGCCACGGCGAACATGCCGACCACGCGAAAACCATCGCCGCGATCCGCGCGCTGGAGGAAAAGACCGGACGCCCCATCGGCATCCTGTGCGATCTTCAGGGGCCGAAGCTGCGCGTGGGCAAGTTCAGGGACGGCAAGGCCGTGATCCGCCATTCGGGGCATTTCACGCTCGACCGCCGGGACGAACCGGGCGACGAAACCCGCGTCCAATTGCCGCATCCCGAATTGTTCGGCCTGCTCAAAAAGGGACAGCGCCTGCTGCTCGACGACGGAAAGCTTCGCCTGCGCGTGATTCGCGCCGACGATGACGAGATCCTGTGCAGTGCGGAGGTCGGCGGCGTCATTTCGGACCGCAAGGGCGTGAACGTGCCCGATGCGGAAATCCCCATTCCCGCCCTCACGCCCAAGGATCGCCGCGACCTCGCCTTTGCCGTGGAGCACAAGGCGGACTGGATCGGTCTGTCCTTCGTGCAGCGGCCCGAAGACGTGGCCGAGGCGCGCAAGCTCATGGGCGGATATGGCGCATTGATGGCCAAGATCGAGAAACCGCTGGCCGTGCGGCATCTCGACGAAATTCTCGAACTGTCGGACGGGCTCATGGTGGCGCGCGGCGATCTCGGCGTGGAGCTGAACCCGGAGGAAGTGCCGCCGCTTCAGAAGCGCATCGTGCGGCAGGCGCGCGCTGCGGGCAAACCGGTCGTGGTCGCCACGCAAATGCTGGAATCCATGATCGAAAGCCCCTCGCCCACGCGGGCGGAGGTGTCGGACGTCGCCAATGCGGTCTATGACGGGGCCGATGCGGTCATGCTGTCGGCCGAAACCGCCGCCGGGCAATGGCCGGAGGAAGCCGTCACGATCATGGACCGCATCGCCGGGCAGGTCGAACGCGACCCCGGCTATTCCGAACATATCGCGCTCGGCCATGTTGAGCCCGATGCGACGACATCCGACGCCCTGGCCGAGGCCAGCGCGTCGATCGCCAACACCCTGCCGATCGCGGCGATCACCGTGTTTACCGCATCCGGCAGCACGGCGCGGCGCGTCGCCCGCGAACGGCCCGGCGTGCCTCTGCTCGTGCTGACCCCGGCGGTGAAGACGGCGCGGCGTTCGGCGTTGCTCTGGGGTGCGCACGCGGTCCGCACGAAGGACATCGGCAGTTTCGAGGAGATGATCGCCAAGGGCAAGCGCATGGCACTGCGCAACGGTTTCGGCGCGGCGGGGTCGAAGCTGGTCGTGCTGGCGGGCGTGCCGTTCGGTGTGCCGGGCGCGACGAACCTGCTGCATGTCGTGACCCTTACGGGCAGCGAGCTCGAAGGCTACCCGACCGAACCGTGA
- the ruvB gene encoding Holliday junction branch migration DNA helicase RuvB, protein MDDMPGEGPIHTPERLPDDPDAALRPKSLAEFVGQKTARENLRVFVEAAKSRGEAMDHVLFFGPPGLGKTTLAQIVAKELGVGFRATSGPVIAKSGDLAALLTNLEAGDVLFIDEIHRLNPVVEEVLYPAMEDRALDLIIGEGPSARSVRIDLPPFTLVGATTRQGLLTTPLRDRFGIPVRLQFYTVEELERVVTRAARLLDLDIDRDGATEIARRARGTPRVAGRLLRRVRDFASVAGARTVTKAIADDALTRLEVDRLGLDAMDRRYLTMIADIYKGGPVGIETLAAGLSEPRDTVEEVVEPYMIQLGLIARTARGRCLNDRGWQHLGLTPPGGAVQGGLFADAPESEGGAEP, encoded by the coding sequence ATGGACGACATGCCGGGCGAAGGTCCGATTCACACGCCCGAACGCCTGCCCGACGATCCCGATGCGGCGCTGCGGCCCAAATCGCTGGCCGAATTCGTGGGGCAGAAGACCGCGCGTGAAAACCTGCGCGTGTTCGTCGAGGCTGCGAAATCGCGCGGCGAGGCGATGGACCACGTGCTGTTCTTCGGTCCGCCGGGCCTTGGCAAGACGACGCTGGCGCAGATCGTGGCAAAGGAACTGGGCGTGGGGTTTCGCGCCACCTCCGGCCCGGTGATTGCGAAATCGGGCGATCTTGCCGCGCTGCTCACCAATCTGGAAGCGGGCGACGTCCTGTTCATCGACGAGATTCACCGCCTCAACCCCGTGGTCGAGGAGGTGCTGTATCCGGCGATGGAGGATCGCGCGCTCGATCTCATCATCGGGGAGGGGCCATCGGCGCGGTCGGTGCGCATCGACCTGCCGCCCTTCACGCTGGTCGGTGCGACCACGCGGCAGGGTCTGCTCACCACGCCGCTGCGCGACCGGTTCGGCATTCCGGTGCGGCTGCAATTCTATACCGTGGAAGAGCTGGAGCGGGTGGTCACGCGGGCGGCGCGGCTGCTCGACCTCGACATCGACCGGGACGGGGCGACCGAGATCGCGCGGCGGGCGCGGGGGACGCCGCGCGTGGCGGGGCGCCTGCTGCGCCGGGTGCGCGATTTCGCCAGCGTCGCGGGGGCAAGGACCGTGACCAAGGCCATCGCCGACGATGCGCTGACCCGGCTGGAGGTGGACCGGCTGGGGCTCGACGCGATGGACCGGCGCTATCTCACCATGATCGCCGACATCTACAAAGGCGGACCGGTCGGGATCGAGACGCTCGCCGCCGGGCTGTCGGAACCGCGCGATACGGTCGAGGAAGTGGTCGAGCCGTACATGATACAGCTCGGCCTGATCGCGCGGACGGCGCGGGGGCGGTGCCTCAACGACCGGGGGTGGCAGCATCTCGGCCTGACGCCGCCGGGCGGGGCGGTGCAGGGCGGATTGTTCGCCGACGCGCCGGAAAGCGAGGGCGGGGCGGAGCCGTAA
- a CDS encoding VOC family protein, producing the protein MPSTPHGFIKSAIWKNLPMPILAIDHVNIRTPDMDGTIAFFRDMLDMEITAAPGRRVEHNAWLLDEAGRAVVHLLREKPDAPVGEDNGAFDHVALECSGYDALLERLGRNGYRVRTNEVAEIGLRQIFVHEPNGVLLELNFRGD; encoded by the coding sequence ATGCCGTCCACGCCCCATGGCTTTATCAAGTCCGCAATATGGAAAAACCTGCCCATGCCGATCCTCGCCATCGACCACGTCAATATCCGCACCCCGGACATGGATGGCACCATCGCGTTCTTTCGCGACATGCTGGACATGGAAATCACCGCCGCGCCGGGCCGCCGAGTCGAGCATAACGCCTGGCTGCTGGACGAGGCGGGCCGCGCCGTCGTTCACCTGCTTCGCGAAAAGCCCGACGCCCCGGTCGGCGAGGACAATGGCGCCTTCGATCACGTCGCACTCGAATGCAGCGGGTATGATGCGCTGCTCGAACGGCTCGGCCGCAACGGCTATCGCGTGCGCACGAACGAGGTTGCGGAGATCGGCCTGCGCCAGATTTTCGTGCACGAGCCCAATGGCGTGCTGCTCGAACTGAATTTCCGCGGGGACTGA
- a CDS encoding nucleoside deaminase — protein sequence MDNSAQDREWMRQALALAIREKGTDPADTPIAALIVRDGMQVAGGVNRTVEGCDPTAHAEITAMRAAGQALGDMQMRGATLYSTLQPCGMCTMASIWAGVTRIVYGAGRDDVHDMYFEDRHLSTLDFIADAYKDDLTITGGVLADECAPLYFGPDDDVPQDAQANK from the coding sequence ATGGACAATAGCGCACAGGACCGCGAATGGATGCGGCAGGCCCTCGCCCTCGCCATTCGGGAAAAGGGCACCGATCCCGCCGATACGCCGATTGCGGCGCTGATCGTGCGCGACGGCATGCAAGTCGCGGGCGGGGTGAACCGCACCGTCGAAGGATGCGACCCCACCGCCCATGCCGAGATTACCGCCATGCGCGCGGCGGGGCAGGCATTGGGCGACATGCAGATGCGCGGCGCCACGCTCTACTCCACCTTGCAGCCGTGCGGCATGTGCACCATGGCCAGCATCTGGGCCGGGGTGACGCGGATCGTTTACGGCGCGGGCCGGGACGACGTGCACGACATGTATTTCGAAGACCGGCACCTCTCCACGCTCGATTTCATCGCCGATGCGTACAAGGACGACCTGACCATCACGGGCGGCGTGCTGGCGGACGAATGCGCGCCGCTCTATTTCGGGCCGGACGACGACGTGCCGCAGGACGCACAGGCCAATAAATAG
- the ruvC gene encoding crossover junction endodeoxyribonuclease RuvC produces MIVLGLDPSLTCTGWGLVRVEGARLSHIANGQLPTSSKLPIAERLLQIQDGVAAAIAAYHPDVAAVEEVFVNKNPQSTLKLAHARGCVLAACAAGRVPVFEHSTRIVKKAVVGTGAAQKEQVQAMLKVLLPGVKVTGPDAADALAVAIAHAHLKPHGQ; encoded by the coding sequence ATGATCGTATTGGGGCTGGACCCCTCGCTGACCTGCACCGGATGGGGGCTGGTCCGGGTGGAGGGCGCGCGCCTGTCGCATATCGCCAACGGGCAATTGCCGACGAGTTCCAAGCTGCCCATTGCCGAGCGTCTGTTGCAGATACAGGACGGCGTCGCCGCCGCCATTGCCGCGTATCACCCCGATGTCGCGGCGGTGGAGGAGGTTTTCGTCAACAAGAACCCGCAATCCACGCTGAAACTCGCGCATGCGCGGGGGTGCGTCCTCGCCGCCTGCGCCGCGGGGCGGGTGCCGGTGTTCGAACATTCGACCCGCATCGTGAAGAAAGCCGTCGTCGGCACCGGCGCCGCGCAGAAGGAACAGGTGCAGGCGATGTTGAAGGTGCTGCTCCCCGGCGTGAAGGTTACAGGCCCCGATGCGGCCGACGCGCTTGCCGTGGCGATCGCGCATGCCCATCTGAAACCGCATGGACAATAG
- a CDS encoding DUF1244 domain-containing protein has translation MTDPLDALPDAQAAAAFRRLVRHLRHRTDAQNIELMGLSGFCRNCLADWIRDAGYEGDKAEARALIHGMPMDAWKDRLQTPATQDQIARMEASVKRNKVESNI, from the coding sequence ATGACCGACCCCCTCGACGCGCTGCCCGATGCACAGGCCGCCGCCGCGTTCCGGCGCCTCGTGCGCCATTTGCGGCATCGCACGGATGCACAGAACATCGAATTGATGGGGCTATCGGGGTTTTGCCGCAATTGCCTCGCCGACTGGATCCGCGATGCCGGTTACGAAGGTGACAAGGCCGAGGCCCGCGCGCTCATCCACGGCATGCCGATGGACGCGTGGAAGGACCGGCTTCAAACCCCCGCGACCCAGGATCAGATCGCCCGGATGGAGGCAAGCGTGAAGCGCAACAAGGTGGAGAGCAATATCTGA
- a CDS encoding PRC-barrel domain containing protein: MKRIVALASAPLLLAACGGNDAEDQNAAAPADTMATDTATIPATDPSAEAALGMTEMQLMDADLVDAAGEDLGDVEGVVRDASGTVTALNVERDGGMVAVPLDSLTRMDIDGEMDVQTTLSPEELDALAPTPM, from the coding sequence ATGAAACGTATTGTCGCCCTTGCCTCCGCGCCGCTCCTGCTTGCCGCATGCGGCGGTAACGATGCCGAGGATCAGAACGCGGCTGCACCCGCCGACACCATGGCGACCGACACCGCGACGATCCCCGCGACCGACCCGAGCGCGGAAGCCGCACTCGGCATGACCGAAATGCAGTTGATGGATGCCGATCTCGTCGATGCGGCGGGCGAGGATCTCGGCGATGTCGAGGGCGTGGTGCGCGATGCATCGGGCACGGTCACCGCGCTCAACGTGGAGCGGGACGGCGGGATGGTTGCCGTGCCGCTCGACAGCCTGACCCGGATGGACATCGATGGCGAGATGGACGTGCAGACCACGCTTTCGCCAGAGGAGCTGGACGCGCTCGCCCCCACGCCGATGTAA
- a CDS encoding YebC/PmpR family DNA-binding transcriptional regulator, whose amino-acid sequence MAGHSKFKNIMHRKGAQDKKRSAMFSKLSREITVAAKMGMPDPDMNPRLRLAVNAAKSQSMPKDNIQRAIDKASANEGDDYEEIRYEGYGPQGVAIIVEALTDNRNRTATNVRTAFSKNGGNLGASGSVSHGFERLGLIVYPASVGGEDKVLEAAMEAGAEDIQSGKDEHEIWTAADDLHEVASALEKTLGEAETVKLAWKPNITVDMEEAPAQTLFKLIDALDDDDDVQTVWGNYEVSDEIMEKLGAE is encoded by the coding sequence GTGGCAGGCCATTCCAAATTCAAGAATATCATGCATCGCAAGGGCGCGCAGGACAAGAAGCGTTCCGCGATGTTTTCCAAGCTTTCGCGCGAAATCACCGTGGCGGCGAAAATGGGCATGCCCGATCCGGACATGAACCCGCGCCTGCGCCTCGCCGTGAACGCCGCCAAGTCGCAGTCGATGCCCAAGGACAATATCCAGCGCGCCATCGACAAGGCATCGGCCAACGAAGGCGACGATTACGAGGAAATCCGCTACGAAGGGTACGGCCCGCAAGGTGTCGCGATCATCGTCGAGGCATTGACCGACAATCGCAACCGCACCGCGACCAACGTACGCACCGCTTTCTCGAAAAACGGCGGCAATCTGGGCGCGTCGGGTTCGGTCAGCCACGGGTTCGAACGGCTTGGCCTGATCGTCTATCCCGCCAGCGTCGGCGGCGAGGACAAGGTGCTCGAAGCCGCGATGGAGGCGGGCGCCGAGGATATCCAGTCGGGCAAGGACGAGCACGAGATCTGGACCGCGGCGGACGATCTGCACGAGGTGGCGAGCGCATTGGAAAAGACGCTGGGCGAGGCCGAGACGGTCAAGCTCGCGTGGAAGCCCAACATCACCGTCGACATGGAAGAGGCGCCGGCGCAGACGCTTTTCAAGTTGATCGACGCGCTCGACGACGATGACGACGTGCAGACCGTCTGGGGCAATTACGAAGTGTCGGACGAAATCATGGAAAAGCTTGGCGCGGAATAA
- a CDS encoding heavy metal-binding domain-containing protein yields the protein MVVTTTAVVEGREVREYLGIVTGEVIVGANLFRDLFASITDLVGGRSGKYEEVLSRARKEALSEMQAEALELGGNGVVGVDIDYEVLGQNGSMLMVSCSGTAVILR from the coding sequence ATGGTGGTGACCACCACCGCCGTCGTCGAAGGGCGCGAGGTGCGCGAATATCTCGGCATCGTCACGGGCGAGGTGATCGTGGGCGCGAACCTGTTTCGCGACCTGTTCGCCTCCATCACCGACCTCGTCGGCGGCCGTTCGGGCAAGTACGAGGAGGTGCTGTCCCGCGCGCGCAAGGAAGCCTTGTCCGAAATGCAGGCCGAGGCGCTGGAACTGGGCGGCAATGGCGTCGTCGGCGTGGATATCGACTACGAGGTGCTGGGCCAGAACGGCTCGATGCTGATGGTGTCGTGCAGTGGGACGGCGGTCATCCTGCGCTGA